A segment of the Salvelinus sp. IW2-2015 unplaced genomic scaffold, ASM291031v2 Un_scaffold3478, whole genome shotgun sequence genome:
TTAAAACGGTGTTCTGTTTAAAACGGTGTTCTGTTTAAAACGgtgttgtgtgtctctgcttctctcccagGTACGAGCATCTTCGGTCACTGACAAATGCGTTCATGATGAACCTGGCGTTGTCTGACCTGGTGTTCACCTGCGGCCTCCCCTTCTGGGTCTCCTATCACCTGAATGGCTGGAGCTACGGTGACCTCACCTGTAAGGCGGTCAGCTTCCTGTTCTATGCTGGCTACTacagcagtggcatcttcctcaTCCTAATGACGCTGCATCGTTACCTGGCTGTGCTCCACCCCCTGTCTCACCTGCTGTCAGGCTCCTCCCACTCTCAGGGCACCTGGAGCGCTGTTGTATCATTGGTCGTCTGGACTGTCAGTCTGTTAGCTGCTATGCCAGCTCTCATCTTTACCAAGGTCATCATCAGTGGTTCTAACGACCGTAAACATCCTCTGGACCCTAACAACCCTTATGGGCCTAGTGACTCTAACGCCCCTAGTGGTGAACAGCGGTACTGTGATGTTACAGATGTCAGCTGGAGGCTGTGGGGGGTCTACCAGCAGAACATCCTGTTCATAGTGACATTAttagtggtgtgtgtctgttacaGTCAGATTCTAGTCCGCCTCCTGAggcccagggttagggttagacgcCAGAGGAGCGGAGGATACAGGAGGAGTCAGAGGACTGCCCGGCTGGTCTTCGGCCTGGTCCTGGTTTTCTTTGTGGGCTGGGCGCCGTACAACGTGGTCATCTTCCTCAGGACGCTGGTGTATAAGAGTCAAGATGGCGGCGATGCTGGCAGTGCTGAGTCATCCACAACACTATGGCAGGAGTGTGGCACCAGCAACACGTTGGACTACTCCTTCTATGTGACCAGGCTGCTGGCGTTCTCCTACTGCTGTCTCAACCCTCTGTTCTACGTGTTCGTTGGGGTCAAGTTCCGGAACCACCTGAAGAGACTGTTGAAGGGTTGTTGTCATGGTGTTACCGTtgtcaataacaacaacaacttcAGTGTTCTGAACAGGAGCAGCAGACTGACATCACAGTCCAGTGGGGAGTTCTCACTTTAAATAACAACACTGTAAACAACACAACATCTGTAAACAACATCTATTTTCCATTCATATTATCCATTTGCAGATCATTTTTGCTTTCCTCAAGACTATTTGAGGTGTTTATATCATATCCATTTAATACCACGTTTAATACCACGTTTAATACCACGTTTAATACCACGTTTAATACCACGTTTAATACCATGTTTAATACTATGTTTAATACCATGTTTAATACCATGTTTAATACCACGTTTAGAAGCAAATTAAATTGTGATTGTTGTATTTTGATTGctgtaagtcaaatcaaattgtatttgtcatatacacgtatttagcagatgttattgcaggtgtagccaaattcttgtgtttctagctcaaattgtgcagtaatatctaacaattcacaacaatacacacaatctaaaagtagaagaatggaattaaggaatatataaatattaggatgagcaatgtcggagtggcatcgACTAGAATACAGTGGAATAGAATATGAGTTGAGTAAaggaaaaatatgtaaacattattaaagtgactagtgttccattattaaagtggccagtgatttcaagtctatgtatataggcagcagcctctaatgtgctggtgatggctatttaacagtctgatggccttaagattgaaaaacagcttcagtctctctgtcccagctttgatgcacctgtactgacctcgccttctggatgaaatcggggtgaacaggcagtggcttgggtggtttttgtccttgatgatctttttggccttcctgtgccaTCGtgcgctgtaggtgtcctggagggcaggtaatttgccTCGGGTGATACTTTGGGCAGATTTatgctccactgctgtcctgctgtcccgttgattagttcagttacctttgctttcttgggtacaggaacaatggtggacatcttgaagcatgagGGGACgatagactgggagagagagattgaatatgtccgtaaacactccagccattGTGTTACCATACTGTAGGTTTATATAATCAGCATATATTTTTCAggtgtagtgactcctctagcacttaAGTATGACATGTGCCTTGTTTATCctctgtgatacagcctggtaatTCTATACCAGGTGTTGTAGTTGCgccatctagcactgagatgcagtggcttagaccgctgtATACAGCCTGGATGTAGCTATTGTGATTCACTGTAGTTTGATTCAGGTGTAGTTTGATTTCAGTGTAGTTTTGATTCAGGTTGTAGTTTGATTCAGGTTctagtttgattcaggtctagttttGATGCAGGTTCTAGTTTGATTCAGCTGTAGTGTGATTCAGTGTAGTTTTGATTCAGGTTCTAGTTGATTCAGGTGTAGTTTGATTCAGGTGTAGTTTGATTCAGCATGTAGTTTGATTCAGCTGTAGTTTGATTCTAGTATTTGtcattcaggtctagtgtgattcaggtctagtgtgattcaGTCTGTGTGATTCAGGTCTAGTTTGATTCATGTTAGTTTGATTCTAGGGAGTTTGATTCAGGTGTAGTTTGATTCAGTGTAGTTGTGATTCATAGTgtagtgttgattcaggtgtaGTTTTGATTCAGGTTGTTGATTCAGTGTGAAGTTTTGATTCAGTGTACTAGTtgtgattcaggtctagtgtgattcaGGTCTAGTTCTCTGATTCAGTCTAGGTGATTCAGGTCTAGTCTCGTATGGTTCGCATGCGGTCGAGTAGTTCGGCATATGTTCTGAGAGTGTGTCTAGTCTGTAGCTACTCAGCGTCGAGCGTGAGTAGGTTGATTCATGTGAATTTTGAGTATTAGATTCCAGCGTGCAAGTAGTCTCTTACGTGTCGAGGATGTGTGGTGGGAATGATTTGTGATCAGAAGTGTGTATGTCAAGCTGTAAGTTTCTGCAAGGCTTTGCGAGAGTGGGTGTGGA
Coding sequences within it:
- the LOC112075945 gene encoding chemokine XC receptor 1-like, whose translation is MVLSVVIVLSLVGNLLVLVILARYEHLRSLTNAFMMNLALSDLVFTCGLPFWVSYHLNGWSYGDLTCKAVSFLFYAGYYSSGIFLILMTLHRYLAVLHPLSHLLSGSSHSQGTWSAVVSLVVWTVSLLAAMPALIFTKVIISGSNDRKHPLDPNNPYGPSDSNAPSGEQRYCDVTDVSWRLWGVYQQNILFIVTLLVVCVCYSQILVRLLRPRVRVRRQRSGGYRRSQRTARLVFGLVLVFFVGWAPYNVVIFLRTLVYKSQDGGDAGSAESSTTLWQECGTSNTLDYSFYVTRLLAFSYCCLNPLFYVFVGVKFRNHLKRLLKGCCHGVTVVNNNNNFSVLNRSSRLTSQSSGEFSL